The genomic DNA ACGGGGAACACGAATCACGATTCTTTGCGGAACATGTACCGATACAGAAGAACTGGCTGACGATAGAGACTGCTACTCCAAGAATCTGCTCCGTTCGATTGGTTTGAAAACAAGTATCCGTAAAGCCGACCCGGTTGGCGGTACAGATAGCTACCCCAGGATTCGGTGGTCGGTGTACCATTTCGGGCCTGTTCCTGCTCTACGTACTCCACCAAGGTTTTCATCATCTTGCTCTGTGATGTCATAAAGCTTTGGACCTTGGAGTCCTTGTAGTGATTGTACCCTACCGTGCCAGCGAAACCAAGTATAGCCGCAAGGGTGGTAAAGAATAGTTTCACCAACCGTATATTACTCGCCTCCTGGCGTTCCTTCACGTGGACATCGTTCAGGGCATACGTTAGCTGCATCAGCAAGAATTGATGTTCGTATGTTTGAACCTCTATCATACTTTCCAAACGCTGCTTTTCGGAGAAGATctgaaacatttgaaaaaaaaaaacacacgccatCGTTTCAAGAA from Anopheles stephensi strain Indian chromosome 2, UCI_ANSTEP_V1.0, whole genome shotgun sequence includes the following:
- the LOC118504637 gene encoding uncharacterized protein LOC118504637: MAIYKLIPNDAARMCSILFIPKPLSTTQRKFTRGAGLAHQNRSPSFENLPSGGFSNPLVNENGKWIKLRFFDQANHIAYSIKHFYEDFVGNREVQESQSKVKDLQPKLSVLIDNRNGCEFALIEVKKQLTEVNSSQQSVSREDVQYIDLLKQEFKIFSEKQRLESMIEVQTYEHQFLLMQLTYALNDVHVKERQEASNIRLVKLFFTTLAAILGFAGTVGYNHYKDSKVQSFMTSQSKMMKTLVEYVEQEQARNGTPTTESWGSYLYRQPGRLYGYLFSNQSNGADSWSSSLYRQPVLLYRYMFRKES